GCAAACGTAAGCTATTTCGCATCCTTTTTCCCGTGCAAAACCTCCCGACAAGGCGTTACCACGTGAGTTTACACCAATAGCGCCCATTTTTATTTTCTCGTTGGCCCCGACTATGTTTTTGTAGCTTCTGGCGCTAAATCCAGGTAAAACACCCCCTATAGAAACCAGTGTTGTGCCAATGGCTGCTTTTTTGATAAATTCTCTTCTTGTAGTCATGATGATATTTTTAGAAAAACACGTTTGAATTTGACAAAAATACAAAATTAATTGGCAACGGTTTTTCTATTTACGTTTGATTATCATCAAAAAACGCAGATTACTTCATTTTCACGAAGGTTCTTACAACGCCTTCATCAGGCGCAAGCATCGTGACGCTGTAGCCTTTCTTTTGTAGCAAATCGATCAGTGGGGTGGGAGGAAACGAAGAGATAAATTCCAGACAATCTCCTTGATTCAACTTATTGGCGAGATCAAGTATTTGATCCTTAGGGTGATTTCCGGATTCGATGATGGGGCGGACATCCAATGTGTGCGTAATGGTTGCCGGGAGCATTTTTTCTGAGAAAGGGATATGAATATCTTCACTGTTTGGACAGAAACTGTTCTCAAGCGGCAATAGTCCTGCTTCCTTTCTGAGCGTATTAACCATCTCCACTATACTCACACCTCCCACTTTTGCCGCTTGCTGCAACGAGGTTACTTTTGCTACCGTTTTTCGCAATACCGGATTTTTTAATGCGGCAAAAGCAGGAGAGAAATGCTTCAAAAGCTCTTCCAGTTGCGGAAATTCTTTTAATAAATCGGCAACTTTGGTGTCGGGAGTGATGTCGGGATTATTTGTGTTCATACGAAAGCAGTCGCTGGTCGCCTTCCAGTTTTCTCATTTGTGTGATATCTTGCGTTACTTCCACAACACCCAGATACTCCCCTTCTTTTCCGCGTACAGCCGAGTATTCGATATAGATGAACCGCCCCATGAAGTTCGACATCCAAAAAACGGCTTTGTTTTCTTTCCCGCTTTTGAAATCGGAAAGTATTTGCTCTACCACGTGCACACTTCCCGGCGGATGGCACATCCGTACATCACGTCCGATAATAGAACGGTTTCGCTCGAAAACCCTGTTGGGACTGTGTGAAAAGAAACGTACCTTATCGATTTTGTCCACAAATGTAATGTCGATGGGAAGATGTAAGAAAAGGGCTTCTAGCTCAGCGAGATTAAATGCTCCGGAGGAAAGGCGTATAGCATCGGCGGTCACGTATTCCTGTTTTTCAACCTTTGTGCCGGACGGTTGCCATTCGTCTTCCGGGTCAAAAAGGCAGTAACCGAAATTAGGCGTTTCCTGATAGACCTTGTACCATTCTTCTTCGGTTAATGTGTCCATTGCCATTGGGAACAAAATTTCCTCTTCTTTCATAATCATTCCGTCCAACATCTCAACGGCCGGAACAAGTACGAGCTGAACAAGGGATTTCATTTCTTCCACCGTTGAAACGGGTGATTCCAGCGCTTCAAAAGAACTTTTCAACAAATCCCTGATTTCGTCGTGTTTACCCCACATCACCTTTGGAGGGCCTGTGATAAGGTGTTTCTCCAAAAAGGGGAAAAGCAGATATTCCTTCCGTTTGTAGTGTTTATCCACATCGGATAAGTTATTGAATATTGTACGAAGCTGCAGTATAAATCCCGGCAGTTGTTTTTCGCTAAGGTCAGTTACGTTATCAAACAGGCCGGCGATTTTAATTACTTCTCTTTTTAATGACTGATTTTCTTTTTTGAATGTGTCCACCGGATGCCCTGCGGGAACGGGTTTGGCACCACCCAAATCGATGCTACCGTCGAGTACAGCCGTATGCAAATCGCAGAAATCGAGAATTTCTTCCTCGGTAAGTGCGTTGCTATTGATGAGTTCCTGTTCAACTTCCACCACTTCGTTGTATGGGATGTTGCGGAGCACTTCGATAAGTCTTTGTCGCAGCACTTCGGGGTTTTCTCCTTCGTGTAAACGGAGGAGAAGGTGTCGCAACAGTTCTTTGCGCTGCGACGAGTTGTTGATTACTTCACTCATAAATTTATTGCTTAATCATTGTCAACACCATTTTAAACGGCTCAATAGCATAGAGTGCATGAGAGAACCCGGCAGGCATAATGATGCACTCACCTTTTTTCAAATGGTGAGGATTGCCGTCTATGCGGATTTCTGCCTCACCGTCCAGCAGGTATACCATCGCATCATAGGGCGAGGTGTGTTCCGTCAGTCCCTGGTCTTTATCGAAAGAAAACAATGTGACGTTTCCCGATTGCTTTTTTATAACTTGTTTGCTGATAACGCCTCCGGAGGAATATTCAATTGAATCTTCCATCGTAAAAATTTTTGCAGGTTCAAAAGTTGCCATAATTGGTTTTAATTGATGATTGATGCGGTAAAGATATTATTTAGATTGAAACTAAACTGTAACTCAGGTTACAGTTTAGAATTTTTTCGATATCTTTCACTTTTTGAGTAAATCGGATCATTTGCTCTCCACCGTTTCGAGGAGAAGTTTCATGTCTTCGTCCACGCTTGTAATTCCCGTAATTCCAAAGTTGTTTACCAGTACATTCACCACGTTGGGTGAAAGGAATGCAGGGAGGGTCGGTCCAAGGTGGATGTTCTTTACTCCCAAATAGAGCAGGGCCAGCAAAACAATTACCGCCTTTTGTTCATACCAGGCAATGTTATAAGCGATGGGCAAATCGTTCAAGTCGTTTAAACCTAGGGCTTCTTTTAATGCGAGAGCGATTTTTACGAGTGAGTAGCTGTCGTTGCACTGTCCGGCGTCAAGTACACGGGGAATGCCATTGATATCACCCAACGGTAACTTGTTGTACCGGTATTTGGCACAACCGGCGGTTAAGATGACTGTATCCCCGGGCAGTTTTTGAGCGAACTCGGTATAATAGTTTCTTCCGTTCATTCTCCCGTCGCATCCTCCCATCACAAAGAATTTGCGAATGGCGCCGGACTCGACTGCTTCAACCACTTTATCAGCAAGAGCAATGACCTGATTGTGTGCGAATCCGCCTACAATCTCACCCGTTTCGATTTCTTTGGGAGCAGCACATTTTTTGGCATGTTCGATTATTGCAGAAAAGTCTTTTGGTTGTCCCTCCTTTCGGTCCCCGATATGCTTGAATCCTTCGAATCCCGATGCCCCTGTTGTATAGACCCTGTCGATGTAAGTGGATGATTTTCGGGGAGGGACAATGCAGTTGGTCGTAAACAGGATAATTCCGTTAAAATTCTCAAAATCTTCGGTTTGATGCCACCATGAACTCCCGTAATTGCCCACGAAGTGGCTGTATTTCTTAAATGCCGGATAGTAGTTTGCCGGAAGCATTTCACTGTGCGTGTAAACATCTACCCCTGTCCCTTCGGTTTGTTTCAGCAGATCTTCCATATCCTTTAAGTCGTGTCCGCTGATGAGAATTCCCGGATTGTTACGTACGCCAAGGTTTACTTTTGTGATTTCCGGATTTCCGTAACTCGATGTGTTTGCTCTATCCAGCAATGCCATTACCTGTACACCGTATTTCCCGGTTTCGAGAACCAGTGCGGTCAACTCGTCAACCGAAAGGGTGTCGTCCGTTGTTGCTACCAGCGCACGCTGCATAAAAGCGAAAATTTCGTTTTCTGTGTAACCTAAGTTGAAAGCGTGTTCGGCATATGCAGCCATTCCTTTTAATCCGTAAATGGTGAGTTCACGAAGAGAGCGGACATCTTCATTTTTTGTGGTAAGCACACCCACTTCGAACGCTTTTTTTGATATTTCGGCTTCGGTTTCTCCCACCCAGAGAGCACCGTCAAAAGTGATCCCATCAATATTTCCCCCTGTGTTAGTCAGGCGTTCCCTTGCGGCATTCCGCATTTCGAAAGCCATTAACAGGCGTGTGGTAAACCGGTTTTTGTCGAAATTGGCATTTGTGATGGTCATAAACAAGCTATCAGTAATAAATTTGTTGATCTGCGGAATTTCAATCCCATATTTTCTCAACGGAACGGTATAATGTGAAATTCCTTTGCACAAGAACAACAGCAAATCCTGAAGGTTGGCCACATCTGCGGTTTTTCCACATACTCCCTTTACGGTGCAGCCTTCGTTCTTTGCTGCTTCCTGACACTGAAAACAAAACATTTTATCCATAATACTTTTAATTTTTATTGTTATTGTTTAGTGAGACAAAGGTAGTCCGGAGAATCATGAACTTTTGTAACCCAGGTTACACGAGATTTTTTTAGGTAATTTTAAATAGTTTGTTGGATTTTCAGGGTGCATATGCAACCATTTGGAAGAATAACCTGCGGAACTTAACTGCTTGAGTAAATAAACGTGTTTTTTTGATTGTTTGTATGGATTTAATTATTTTTGTTTTTAAAAAAATACATGTACAACCCAATTCTTGCTGATTGTCCACTGTTTTCCGGAATCGACGATAAAACTCTTGAGGATTTTATATCCGATACAGTATGTGAAATCCGGACTTTTCAGAAAGGAGAATACGTGGTTAGACAGGGAGACACTATCACTTTTCTGTACTTATTGACGGAAGGGATTGTGCGCACTGAAATGATTACAGCTGAGGGTAATTTGGTTGAAATTGAATTTATTGAGGCCGTTCGTCCATTAGCACCTGCATTTATTTTTTCCGACCAGCACAGGTTTCCTGTCGATGCCATTACCATGGAGAAGGCAGTTGTTTATATGATTCCAAAATCTGTTTTTCTCAAAAAAATGATGTTGAATGAAACGTTGCTGAGAAACTTTTTGAGGCTGAATTCCAATATGACGGTCTTTTTATCAGGGAAGGTCAAAATGCTTTCTATCAAGAGTCTGCGTGCGAAGTTGTCCTTATATATCCTCGAGAACACCTCTCCCGATCAGGACAGTTTTATTTTAAAAAGAACTCAGACGCAATTAGCCGAATATTTTGGTGTTCAGCGTCCGTCCCTTGCACGCACCATTGGCGAGATGATCAATGATGGTGTTATTTCTTTATACAAAAAGGAATTAAAGGTGTTAAACCGGAAAAAGCTGGAGCATTATTAAAGCATTTTTTCCACAATAAATGGACTTATATTTGAATTTATCCGTTATATTTGTAAAGTTTAAAGAAAAAAGTTATACTTAAAAAAATTATACTTAAAAATTTATCTAAAAGTCATGAGTAATCAATTAACAAGAAGAAAATTTTTGAAAACGGCGGCTATCGGTGCTGTTGGTGTAGCCGTATTCCCACAGTTCGTAACGTCTTGTCAGAACAAGAAAGCCGGTGAAGTTGCCGATGGAATTATCCGTCTGGGATTTATTGGTTTAGGGCAGCAAGCCATGTATTTGCTGAACGGATTTATGGGGATGCCGGAAGTAGAAGTTGTGGCCGGATGCGACGTGTACGGTATCAAGCGGGAACGATTTCTGAAGCGCATAAACGATCACAATGTCACACAGCAGAAATCTGTAGCAGTAGAGGTGTATGAGAACTATAAGGACTTGATCGCACGAGAGGATATCGATGCGGTTGTGATTGCTACGCCCGATCACTGGCACGCGTTTATTGCCATAGCAGCATGTAATGCCAAGAAAAACGTCTATCTCGAAAAACCGTTAACATTTACTATAAAGGAAGGCCAGGAATTGGTAAAAGCAGTAAGAAACAACGGAGTAATTCTTGCTGTTGGCAGCCAACAGCGTTCAGATCCTAATTTCCAGCACGCTGTAAAAATGGTACAAGAAGGAAAAATTGGAAAAATAGAAAAAGTAAATGCTTACGTAGGCGCTCCCCCAACACCGTATGATCTTCCCGAAGAGTCCGTTCCGGCCGACTTGAACTGGCCACTGTGGTTGGGCCCCTCTGAATTTATACATTATAACTCGCAATTAAACCCGCCCATTTCACTTGATCCCGAGCAAAAAGAACAGTTCTGGGGAGCATGGCGCTGGTACAAAGAGCTAGGGGGTGGATTCACTACCGACTGGGGTGCCCATATGTTTGATATTGCACAATGGGGATTAGGCATGGACAATAGTGGTCCGGTGGAAATTATTCCCGCAGGATATCAAGATACAAAATTTCTCACGTACAAATATGCTGATGGCGCTGTAATGACTGAAGAACCTTTCGACGAAAAACAAACAAAAGGTGTGAAGTTTTGGGGGTGATAAAGGTTGGATTGAAGTATCGAGGGGGCACTACTTAGCTTCGGATGACAGTTTGTTACCTCCTAAAGTTGAAGAAACAGAAGGTGCATATGAAACGAAAGTCCCGCATTTGGAAAACTTCATCAATGCTGTAAAAACGAAAACCGATCCGGTTGTGCCGGTTGAAATCGGACATCGCAGTTGTACAGTATGTACGCTCGGAAACATCGCTTACGACATGAAGCGCCCGATAAAATGGGATCCTGCCACAGAAAAAATTTGTAGATGATCCGGAAGCGGATAAAAACAGGTTGTTTAATAAAACCTATACTGAAGGTTATATCCTTTAAAAGAAGCAATTTATGGCGTGAGGGTGTTCTTTAAGGAATACCCTCATCATTTTTCCTGCTGATCCATGTTTACATACCATTTTGAATAAAATCCAGACAAGTCGAAAGACTGGTGTCGGGTGTTAAATTAACTTATATTTATTTATCTAAAGTCATGAGTAATCAATTAACAAGGAGAAAATTTATTAAATCAGCAGCCGTTGGAGTGGTTGGTGTAACGGTGCTTCCCCAGTTTTTGGCTTCCTGCAACTCAAACAAAAAATCGGGAAATGAGAAGATTGACGATGGTATCACTCGTTTAGGGTTCATCGGTTTAGGTCAGCAGGGTATAGGCCTGTTGGGTGCATTTCTGACTATTTCAGGAGTGGAGGTTGTAGCAGGAAGTGATGTATACGGGATTAAGCGGGAACGTTTTCTAAAACGGTTGAACGATCATTATGGATCGCAGCAAAAAAACTGTTTCAGTGGATGTTTATGAAAATTACAAAGATCTTCTGGCTCGCGATGATATTGATGCCGTTGTGATTGCCACACCCGATCATTGGCACGCTTTTATTGCCATTGATGCTTGTAAAGCAAAGAAACACATTTATCTGGAAAAACCGTTAACATTTACGATAAAAGAGGGTCAGGAACTGGTCAAGGCCGTACGCGAAAATAATGTAATTCTTGGTGTAGGCAGCCAGCAACGTTCGGATCCGAATTTTCAACATGCTGTGAAAATGGTTCAGGAAGGGAAGATCGGGAAAGTTGAGAAAGTGAATGCTTATGTAGGCCCTGGACCACATCCGTATGATCTGCCGGAAGAACCTGTACCTGCCGATTTGAATTGGAAAATGTGGCTAGGCCCGTTGGAGTATTTTCATTACAATTCCCGGTTGAATCCACCCATCTCGCTTGATCCGGAGCAGAATGAAAGTTATTGGGCTGAATGGCGTTACAACAAGGGATTAGGCGGAGGATACACTACCGACTGGGGAGCGCACAACTTCGATATCGCTCAATGGGGTATCGGGATGGATAAGAGCGGTCCAGTTGAAATTATTCCCGCCGGCTACGCGGGCACGGAATTTCTTACGTTCAAATACGATAATGGAGTAGTTGTGACCAACGAGCCGTTTGACGAGGGAAAAAACATTGGGAATTAAGTTCTGGGGAGATAAAGGCTGGATTGAAGTTTCGAGACAATTCTATCATGCTTCCGATGAAAGTCTGATGCCTCCTAAGGCAGAAACTCAGGGAGGAAGATATGAAACGAGAGTTCCACATAATCAGAACTTTATCGATGCCGTAAAGTCAAATATTGATCCCATTGTCCCGGTAGAGATTGGGCACAGCACGTGTACTACGTGCAATCTAGGCAATATTGCCATTGAACTGAAACGTCCGGTTAAATGGGATCCGCAAACTCAAACATTTGTAGATGACCCCGAAGCGACAAAATACCTCACGAAAACATACAGTGAAGGGTTTTCGATCTGATATTAAAAAAGCTGCCAAAATTTTTTTGGCAGCTTTTTTAATATTATTGTTCGCCAAAACTTATTTTTCTTTTTCTACGATAATCAAGCCCAGTTCATCCAGCTGCTCTTGTTCAATGCGCGAAGGAGCATCAATCATGACGTCGCGTCCGGAATTGTTTTTCGGGAAAGCGATGCAGTCGCGAATACTATCGAGCCCGGCAAAGAGTGAAACCAGCCTGTCCAAGCCGAAGGCTATCCCTCCGTGCGGAGGTGCCCCGTACTTGAAAGCGTTCATCAGAAATCCAAATTGTTCCTGGGCGCGTTCTTCGGTAAAACCAAGAACCGAAAACATTTTCTTTTGCAGCGCGCTGTCATGGATACGGATAGATCCGCCACCAACTTCCACGCCATTGATTACTAAATCGTAAGCGTTGGCGCGAACAGCTCCCGGATCTGAATCAAGCAGTGCGATATCTTCCGGTTTGGGGGAGGTAAAGGGATGATGCTTGGCGAAAAACCGGTTCAACTCTTCGTCTTTTTCCAGCAAAGGAAAATCTACTACCCAAAGGCATTTGTAATTGTTTTTGTCTCGTAATCCTAGGCGCGCACCCATTTCGAGACGAAGTTCAGAGAGTTGTTTTTGTGTTTTCTCGGTTTCTCCACTTAACACAAGAAGCAGGTCTCCGGGTTTGGCGTTGCAACGTTCCGCCCACAATTTCAAATCGCTTTCGGAGAAGAATTTATCTACCGATGATTTTAAGGTTGCATCTTCGTTGTAACGAACATAGATTAACCCTTTGGCTCCGATCTGCGGTCGCTTCACAAAATCCGTCAACTCGTCGAGTTGTTTGCGGGTGTATGCAGCGCATCCCTGAGCACAAATGGCACCGACGTATTCCGATGAGTCGAAGACACCAAAACCCCGGCCGGTTGTCAAATCCTTTATTTCCACAAACTTCATGTCGAAACGGATATCGGGCTTGTCCGATCCGTATTGCCGCATGGCATCGGCGTAGCTCATCCGCGGAAAATCGGGAAGCTCAATTCCTTTCTGCGTTTTAAAAAGATGTTTCGTCAGTCCCTCAAACATATTCAGCACGTCTTCCTGCTCAACGAACGACATTTCACAATCGATTTGTGTAAATTCCGGTTGGCGGTCGGCGCGCAGGTCCTCATCCCGAAAGCATTTCACGATCTGGAAATAACGATCGAATCCCGAAACCATCAGTAGCTGCTTAAAGAGCTGCGGCGATTGTGGCAGCGCGTAAAACTCTCCCTGGTTCATACGCGATGGTACAATGAAATCGCGTGCACCTTCCGGAGTAGAACCGATAAGCACGGGAGTTTCTACTTCCAGAAAGTCTCTTTTATCGAGATACTTCCGTGCCTCGAACGCCATTTTGTGACGGAGTTCAAGGTTTTTTCTAACTATGCTGCGTCGTAAATCGAGGTAGCGGTATTTCATGCGTAAATCATCACCCCCATCAGTTTCTGTTTCGATGGTGAAAGGAGGCGTTTGTGCTGCGTTTAAAACAGTCACAGCCGTTGCTACTATTTCAATATCTCCGGTAGGTATGTTTTGATTCTTGCTTGATCTTTCTGCTACTTTTCCCGTCACCTGAATTACATATTCACGTGCCAGTTTATTTGCCTGTTCGCAAAGTTCGCGGTCTATCTCCTGGTTAAACGATAATTGAGTGACTCCGTATCGGTCGCGTAAGTCAATAAAAGTCATACCTCCCATTTTACGAATTTTGTGCACCCAGCCCGAAAGGGTGACCTCCTTATTTATGTCGGCGATTCGTAATTCGCCACAAGTCCTGTTTCTATACATATATTTTGCTCGTTTGCCATGTTTGAATTGCAAATTTACACATTTCTAACGTTGAAACCGCTTATCGATTAAAAAAAGCTGAAAAGTTTTGATATTATCGGGATAAAATCGTACTTTTGCACCCACGTTTTGAAAAGAACGACTCGGGGTGTAGCACAGTCCGGTTAGTGTACCTGCTTTGGGAGCAGGGGGTCGCGAGTTCGAATCCCGCCACCCCGACTTAAAAATGAGGGAGTTACAGTTAATATTGTAACTCCCTTAATTTTTGATTGAAATACAGTTGAAACATTTAGTTTCCAGTTTTCGCTATATTAACTACTATGAAATACATACTTTAATCTTTACTGATTTTTTTAATGGAGGTGTGATGAAGTGCTATACTTCACATTAGCTGCAAAACTATTCTACTTTCTGTTATTTATTATTAAATGGGTTAGTGAATTAATATCCATAAGTTTACATGCATCACTGATTTTTTGGTTATGTTCAAATCTGCACTAGTTGGAGTTAAGTTACCAGAAGGATAATTATGTATCAAAACTATCGATGACGATGCTTATTCAATGAGACTGGCATAAGAAAAAATAAATCTCTGCTAGCATAAAACCGTAGTGGTATGACAAAAGTAAAAAGTTTTTTTTGAATTTCTTTATTTTAGCTTACTCCTTTTTGAAACTTAAAGCCTTGTAGCTTCAACGAATTTACGTACTTTTGTATACGTTACTTTATCTTAAATAATATTCAGCTATGAGAAAAATGGCATGCTTATTAACTTTGTTTATTAGTATAAGTTTATTTGCTAGTGAAAGAGTTCCTATTTGGCCAAAGGATAAAATGCCACATAGGCAAGATCATCAGATTGCAGCCATGGTAGACGAGGCTGGGAAAAAAGATTTTAATGCAGACAAGAATCGGGTAGCTTACCTGGAATGGTTTGATGCCCCCCCTAAGGAAGTACGTAATGGAGGATGTATGATTCTTATTTCGGGCGGTTCTTACGAGTCCTGTTGTGATGTAGAACTCATTAAACTATGGAATAAAACATTTACTCAATTAGGGTTTCAATGTATAAACTTTGTGTATAGGACGCCTAGGCCTGTGGGGCTTCCTATTTATCAAACTGCATGGGAAGATGGACAACGTGCTGTACGTAAAGTACGGAGTGAAGCTAAAAAACGTGGATTTGATCCAGAAAAAATAGGAGTTATATCCATGTCAGCAGGTTCACATTTAGCTTTATTGCTAGCGACTAGTTCACAAACATCGGCTTATGAAAAAGTGGACCCAATTGACGAACTACCTTGCAACATTAATTGGGCGATTATTAATGCTCCAGCCTATGGTACTAACGATGCAGAAACAGGTATACCTGCTAGCCGACAAGGATATGGAACGGATGTGAATTTGAGTAATGTTTTTAAATTTGATGAACGTACCTGTCCGATGAGTCTTCATCACGGAGGAACTGATATTTATGCTTCACAGACCTCGACATTGGTTTACCGCCAACTCAGACGAATGAATATTCCTGCCGAATTACATCTATATGCGGATAAGGGACATGGCGCTTTTGGACTAGAAAGAGGAGTTGAATTTATGCGCCAAATGGGATATATGGGTAAGCTAGCTGGGGAAGAAGAATTGATGAAGCGATATGCTTCCGATGATAGTCGTACCGATTATTTTAAGATGAATATTTGGCCAGAGGGAAAAACACCAGATATTCAACCGAATCAATGCACACCTTATTTAGAATGGCATACACCAAAAAACCTAAAGATAAAAGCGATACAAATTATCTACTCGGGCGGAAGTTATGAAGGCAACGACCCAGATGGTTTTGAAGTGGCTCCTGCCCGTCGCTATCTAAATGAAATGGGAATGACAGTAGTAACCTTAAAGTATCGTACACCTAGACCTACTACAGGGTTATCTAAACATACCACAGCTTGGCAAGACTTGCAGCGTGCCATCAAAATCGTACGAAGCGAAGCGTCTAAACGCGGGCTTGATCCAGAACGAATAGGTATTATGGGTAGTTCTGCAGGTGGGCATTTAACTTTGATGGGGGTTACTTCGTCTTTGCATCAGTCTTATTTGCCTATTGACGAAATTGATAAACTTCGTTGTAATGTACAATGGGGAATTGGTATTTATCCTGCATATGCGCTAACCGATGGCTCGGAGCAACCCAATATAGATAAAGGCAATGAAGATAGTGCCGTTCTCGTTCCAGAACTCTCTTTCGATTTAAAAACGGCTCCTATGCTATTTGTACACGGAGATGCTGACGGATGGGCTGCTATGAACTCAGTAAAGACTTGGGAAAAGATGCAACAGATGGGAATTCAAAGCGAACTTCATACCTTAGCTACTCGTGACCACTGTTTCCAGCTTAAAGCATCTCCAGGAACAGGGAGCTATACATACCTGGAACGTATTTGGGAATTTCTTTCCTCAAAAGGTTTTAATAAATAGTCGATCCTTAAAATAGGCATAATTATCTGATGAGCAGCAAAATAACGTTAGTATTTCTTGTGTGTTTTTGCCGTTTTTTGTATCTTTACGGTATGAAACCCTGCAAATTATGATAGGAAAATTACCGGAAAAAGGACAGCGCGATTTATTCCGTCCTATGCTGAAAGACTTTATCGACAGCAAGCACGAACTTGTTTTGCTTGCAGACAAAATAGATTGGGAATACTTCGAAAACGAGTTTTCCCCGCTGTATTCAGAAAAAGGGGCTCCAAGCGTTCCCATTCGTCTGATGGTGGGTTGTTTGATGCTGAAGCATCTGTACAATCTCGGCGATGAACGTATACCCGAGTTTTGGGTTCGAGACGTTTACTTCCAGTATTTTTTGTGGCGGAGAATTTTTTCGAACACAAGTTTCCTTTCGATCCGAGTGATTTTGTTCACTTCCGTAATCGTGTGGGAAAAAGAAGGCACAGGCAAAATATTCGCCTACAGCGTGCATCTTCACGGAAAAGAAGTACCCAGGCAATCCAAGTTTGTTCTTTCGGACACCACAGTCCAGGAAAACAACACCACTTTTCCCACCGATGCCAAATTGTGTAAAAAGGTTATCGACAAATGCAATAAAATAGCCGAAGAATCGGGTATTAAGCAGCGTCAGCGTTATACACGGGAGAGCAAGCAGTTGGTTCGCGACACTTACAACGGCAAGCATCCCAAGCGGGCAAAAAAAGCCGGAAAAGCAAAGCGACGGTTGAAAACCATAGCAGGGGCCCTGTTGCGAGAACTTGAACGCAAAATGAGCGATGAGCAAAAAGCGCTTTACCGGAAAGAGCTGTCGCTTTACAAGCGTGTTATCAATCAACAGAAAGATGACAAAGACAAGATTTACAGCCTTCACAAGCCTTTTACACGCTGTATCTCCAAGGGCAAAACGCACAAACAATATGAGTTCGGCAATAAGGTCGGAC
This portion of the Petrimonas sulfuriphila genome encodes:
- a CDS encoding Crp/Fnr family transcriptional regulator, giving the protein MYNPILADCPLFSGIDDKTLEDFISDTVCEIRTFQKGEYVVRQGDTITFLYLLTEGIVRTEMITAEGNLVEIEFIEAVRPLAPAFIFSDQHRFPVDAITMEKAVVYMIPKSVFLKKMMLNETLLRNFLRLNSNMTVFLSGKVKMLSIKSLRAKLSLYILENTSPDQDSFILKRTQTQLAEYFGVQRPSLARTIGEMINDGVISLYKKELKVLNRKKLEHY
- a CDS encoding DUF1858 domain-containing protein codes for the protein MNTNNPDITPDTKVADLLKEFPQLEELLKHFSPAFAALKNPVLRKTVAKVTSLQQAAKVGGVSIVEMVNTLRKEAGLLPLENSFCPNSEDIHIPFSEKMLPATITHTLDVRPIIESGNHPKDQILDLANKLNQGDCLEFISSFPPTPLIDLLQKKGYSVTMLAPDEGVVRTFVKMK
- the aspS gene encoding aspartate--tRNA ligase; protein product: MYRNRTCGELRIADINKEVTLSGWVHKIRKMGGMTFIDLRDRYGVTQLSFNQEIDRELCEQANKLAREYVIQVTGKVAERSSKNQNIPTGDIEIVATAVTVLNAAQTPPFTIETETDGGDDLRMKYRYLDLRRSIVRKNLELRHKMAFEARKYLDKRDFLEVETPVLIGSTPEGARDFIVPSRMNQGEFYALPQSPQLFKQLLMVSGFDRYFQIVKCFRDEDLRADRQPEFTQIDCEMSFVEQEDVLNMFEGLTKHLFKTQKGIELPDFPRMSYADAMRQYGSDKPDIRFDMKFVEIKDLTTGRGFGVFDSSEYVGAICAQGCAAYTRKQLDELTDFVKRPQIGAKGLIYVRYNEDATLKSSVDKFFSESDLKLWAERCNAKPGDLLLVLSGETEKTQKQLSELRLEMGARLGLRDKNNYKCLWVVDFPLLEKDEELNRFFAKHHPFTSPKPEDIALLDSDPGAVRANAYDLVINGVEVGGGSIRIHDSALQKKMFSVLGFTEERAQEQFGFLMNAFKYGAPPHGGIAFGLDRLVSLFAGLDSIRDCIAFPKNNSGRDVMIDAPSRIEQEQLDELGLIIVEKEK
- the hcp gene encoding hydroxylamine reductase, encoding MFCFQCQEAAKNEGCTVKGVCGKTADVANLQDLLLFLCKGISHYTVPLRKYGIEIPQINKFITDSLFMTITNANFDKNRFTTRLLMAFEMRNAARERLTNTGGNIDGITFDGALWVGETEAEISKKAFEVGVLTTKNEDVRSLRELTIYGLKGMAAYAEHAFNLGYTENEIFAFMQRALVATTDDTLSVDELTALVLETGKYGVQVMALLDRANTSSYGNPEITKVNLGVRNNPGILISGHDLKDMEDLLKQTEGTGVDVYTHSEMLPANYYPAFKKYSHFVGNYGSSWWHQTEDFENFNGIILFTTNCIVPPRKSSTYIDRVYTTGASGFEGFKHIGDRKEGQPKDFSAIIEHAKKCAAPKEIETGEIVGGFAHNQVIALADKVVEAVESGAIRKFFVMGGCDGRMNGRNYYTEFAQKLPGDTVILTAGCAKYRYNKLPLGDINGIPRVLDAGQCNDSYSLVKIALALKEALGLNDLNDLPIAYNIAWYEQKAVIVLLALLYLGVKNIHLGPTLPAFLSPNVVNVLVNNFGITGITSVDEDMKLLLETVESK
- a CDS encoding DUF438 domain-containing protein encodes the protein MSEVINNSSQRKELLRHLLLRLHEGENPEVLRQRLIEVLRNIPYNEVVEVEQELINSNALTEEEILDFCDLHTAVLDGSIDLGGAKPVPAGHPVDTFKKENQSLKREVIKIAGLFDNVTDLSEKQLPGFILQLRTIFNNLSDVDKHYKRKEYLLFPFLEKHLITGPPKVMWGKHDEIRDLLKSSFEALESPVSTVEEMKSLVQLVLVPAVEMLDGMIMKEEEILFPMAMDTLTEEEWYKVYQETPNFGYCLFDPEDEWQPSGTKVEKQEYVTADAIRLSSGAFNLAELEALFLHLPIDITFVDKIDKVRFFSHSPNRVFERNRSIIGRDVRMCHPPGSVHVVEQILSDFKSGKENKAVFWMSNFMGRFIYIEYSAVRGKEGEYLGVVEVTQDITQMRKLEGDQRLLSYEHK
- a CDS encoding cupin domain-containing protein, translated to MATFEPAKIFTMEDSIEYSSGGVISKQVIKKQSGNVTLFSFDKDQGLTEHTSPYDAMVYLLDGEAEIRIDGNPHHLKKGECIIMPAGFSHALYAIEPFKMVLTMIKQ